A window of Pseudodesulfovibrio hydrargyri contains these coding sequences:
- a CDS encoding tripartite tricarboxylate transporter substrate binding protein gives MKSLWNLTVALAFILITFGSALAGYPEKDITYVVPFGPGGESDISARIQQANFRRLFGKSMVIQYKPGGGGAVGWSSLQQYPADGYTIMGTNLPHIVLKPLQKGNGFNLEDIINVYFFHYTPDAIVVPADSKFKTLADLVQAAKDNPGMITFAGTGSYSNNHFAKTRFDKIAEIKTTYIPFKTTGDAAMAMLGGQVAAHWGYTTVGIAQGDKVRLLAIAGETRHPLFPGVPTFKELGYDFVGGAYRGLALPKASNETTREEVSAMLDKLNHDQKFREQMVQAGFTMVDVPYDEIPAFLDKLKVNYYEVAKELKLIK, from the coding sequence ATGAAATCCTTATGGAATCTGACTGTGGCCCTGGCATTCATTCTCATCACGTTCGGCTCCGCCCTGGCCGGTTATCCGGAAAAGGACATCACCTACGTGGTTCCGTTCGGCCCCGGAGGCGAATCCGATATTTCGGCCCGCATACAACAGGCGAATTTCCGCCGCCTGTTCGGCAAGAGCATGGTCATCCAATACAAACCGGGCGGCGGCGGCGCCGTGGGATGGAGTTCCCTGCAGCAGTATCCCGCCGACGGCTACACCATCATGGGCACCAACCTTCCCCATATCGTCCTCAAGCCCCTGCAAAAAGGAAACGGCTTCAATCTGGAGGACATCATCAACGTATATTTCTTCCACTACACCCCGGACGCCATCGTCGTCCCCGCCGACAGCAAGTTCAAGACGCTGGCCGACCTCGTCCAGGCCGCCAAGGATAATCCCGGCATGATCACCTTTGCCGGGACGGGCTCCTACTCCAACAACCATTTCGCCAAGACCCGTTTCGACAAGATCGCGGAGATCAAGACCACCTACATTCCCTTCAAGACCACCGGCGACGCGGCCATGGCCATGCTGGGCGGCCAGGTCGCCGCGCACTGGGGCTACACCACCGTGGGCATCGCGCAGGGAGACAAGGTCCGCCTGCTTGCCATAGCCGGCGAAACCCGCCACCCGCTGTTCCCCGGCGTCCCCACGTTCAAGGAACTGGGCTATGATTTCGTCGGCGGCGCGTATCGCGGCCTGGCCCTTCCCAAGGCCTCGAACGAAACGACCCGCGAAGAGGTCTCCGCCATGCTCGACAAGCTCAATCACGACCAGAAATTCCGCGAGCAGATGGTTCAGGCGGGATTCACCATGGTGGACGTCCCCTACGACGAGATTCCCGCCTTTCTCGATAAGCTGAAAGTGAATTATTACGAGGTCGCCAAGGAACTCAAACTGATCAAGTAG
- a CDS encoding tripartite tricarboxylate transporter permease: MAGIEYILEVLTPLNLMLCIAGIVAGTIIGALPGLSATMAVAVLVPLTFTMHPASALIMLGAIYTGAIYGGSFAAILVNTPGTPSAIATTFDGFPMAKRGDGDLAVTCGTIASVVGGVIGALFLLFFAPMLAELALRFGPVEYFWLALFGLTLISALSEGSLLKGWAGASFGMLCSTVGVAVIGGDVRYTFDSELLLGGIDIVSALIGLYCVPVLLDLVMTRTRHLDMPRKGKGFRLKEASRYALNDKWNLFRSSVLGSLVGILPGAGGSIASLISYSEAKRSSPRSANFGKGEPSGIFCTEAANNATVGGGFIPTLVLGIPGTPPDAVIMGALLVQGVKTGPALFSDEGGIVYTFIFGLLLATLLMFPVGLLIGKYAYRSIATFSKSILVPVIAFMCVVGSFAINNNVGDSLIMVCLGGVGWILNRFGFPPSPIVLGIILGPIAEQGFVQSWLIGTAAGNIWGSFFGRPIAQIIIALIALVVFYPFLSKKIHGKFHGPTGVHANEN, translated from the coding sequence ATGGCAGGTATCGAATATATCCTGGAGGTGCTGACTCCGCTGAACCTGATGCTGTGTATCGCCGGAATAGTGGCCGGCACCATCATCGGAGCGCTTCCGGGCCTCTCGGCGACTATGGCCGTGGCCGTTCTCGTGCCACTGACTTTCACCATGCACCCGGCGTCCGCACTGATCATGCTGGGCGCAATCTACACCGGCGCCATCTACGGGGGTTCCTTTGCCGCCATTCTGGTGAACACGCCGGGCACGCCTTCCGCCATCGCGACCACATTCGACGGATTTCCCATGGCGAAACGCGGAGACGGCGACCTGGCCGTCACCTGCGGCACCATCGCCTCGGTCGTGGGTGGCGTCATCGGGGCGCTTTTTCTGTTGTTCTTCGCACCGATGCTGGCCGAGTTGGCGCTGCGCTTCGGCCCGGTCGAATATTTCTGGCTGGCCCTGTTCGGCTTGACCCTGATTTCCGCCCTCTCCGAAGGAAGCCTGCTCAAGGGCTGGGCCGGAGCCAGCTTCGGCATGCTCTGTTCCACAGTGGGCGTGGCCGTTATCGGCGGCGACGTGCGCTATACCTTTGATTCGGAGTTGCTGCTGGGCGGAATCGATATCGTTTCCGCGCTGATCGGCCTGTACTGCGTCCCCGTGCTCCTGGACCTGGTCATGACCCGCACCCGGCATCTGGACATGCCCAGGAAAGGCAAGGGGTTCCGACTCAAGGAGGCCTCGAGATACGCCCTCAACGACAAATGGAATCTGTTCCGCAGCTCCGTGTTGGGCTCCCTGGTCGGCATCCTGCCCGGCGCGGGCGGCTCCATAGCTAGCCTGATATCCTACTCCGAGGCCAAGCGCTCCTCGCCTCGGTCGGCAAATTTCGGCAAGGGCGAACCGTCCGGAATCTTCTGCACCGAAGCGGCCAACAACGCCACCGTGGGCGGCGGCTTCATCCCCACGCTGGTGCTCGGCATCCCCGGCACCCCGCCCGACGCGGTCATCATGGGAGCGCTGCTCGTGCAGGGGGTGAAGACGGGCCCGGCCCTTTTCAGCGATGAAGGCGGCATCGTCTACACCTTCATTTTCGGCCTGCTGCTGGCCACCCTGCTGATGTTTCCGGTCGGACTGCTTATCGGCAAATACGCCTATCGCTCCATCGCCACGTTTTCCAAGTCGATTCTGGTCCCGGTCATCGCCTTCATGTGCGTCGTCGGTTCCTTCGCCATCAACAACAACGTGGGCGACTCGCTGATCATGGTCTGCCTGGGAGGCGTCGGCTGGATTCTCAACCGGTTCGGCTTCCCGCCCTCTCCCATCGTGCTGGGCATCATTCTCGGCCCCATCGCCGAGCAGGGCTTTGTCCAAAGCTGGCTCATAGGTACGGCCGCGGGCAACATCTGGGGCAGCTTCTTCGGGCGGCCCATCGCCCAGATCATCATCGCCCTGATCGCGCTCGTCGTCTTCTACCCTTTCCTCTCGAAAAAAATCCACGGCAAGTTCCATGGACCCACAGGAGTGCATGCCAATGAAAACTAG
- a CDS encoding SHOCT domain-containing protein, protein MIDAHILLTAQQPMYNGSGRPGWGMNMMYSPFGGWFMILLLVVVAAAVFLFFRGSTGRDGDTGGGPAGHAETPMDILKRRYAAGEITREQYEEMKRDLSE, encoded by the coding sequence ATGATCGACGCCCATATCCTCCTGACCGCCCAGCAGCCCATGTACAACGGGAGCGGACGCCCCGGGTGGGGCATGAACATGATGTACTCGCCCTTTGGCGGGTGGTTCATGATCCTGCTCCTGGTGGTCGTGGCCGCCGCCGTCTTCCTGTTCTTCAGGGGAAGCACCGGCAGGGACGGCGACACCGGCGGAGGCCCGGCCGGCCATGCGGAAACGCCCATGGACATCCTCAAGCGGCGCTACGCCGCCGGGGAGATAACCAGGGAACAATACGAAGAGATGAAGCGGGACCTCTCGGAATAG
- a CDS encoding ABC transporter ATP-binding protein, which yields MDEVVLKGVTRTFGSTTACAGVDLCVARGELFTFLGPSGCGKTTILRLIAGFLAPQSGSILLGGRDITRLPPEKREVGMVFQNYALFPYLTVARNVEYGLRVRRRTKAEIRSTVARYLEMVGLSGFEERRIDELSGGEQQRVALARSLAVEPRVLLLDEPLSNLDARLRDRTREELRNLQRELGITTIFVTHDQNEALTLSDRIAVFDRGRLVQTGTPADIYGRPRNGFVAGFVGDTNLIEADWRDGLAVVPSGRPIRAGSAGPGRYVAVRPQDVRLSSPDAPASPDDDNVFEGRVTDAQLNGVWIDYRVRAGGMDLRAAALNTVAGDFAPRPGDTVRVSFPARAVMVLEA from the coding sequence ATGGACGAAGTGGTCCTCAAGGGGGTCACCCGGACCTTCGGTTCGACCACGGCCTGCGCCGGGGTGGACCTCTGCGTGGCCCGGGGCGAACTGTTCACCTTCCTGGGGCCGTCCGGTTGCGGCAAGACGACCATTCTGCGCCTGATCGCGGGGTTCCTGGCCCCGCAGTCGGGCTCGATCCTGCTCGGCGGCCGGGACATCACCCGGCTGCCGCCCGAAAAGCGGGAGGTGGGCATGGTCTTCCAGAACTACGCCCTGTTCCCGTACCTGACCGTGGCCCGCAACGTGGAGTACGGATTGCGCGTGCGCCGCCGGACCAAGGCGGAGATTCGTTCGACCGTGGCCCGCTACCTGGAAATGGTCGGCCTGTCCGGGTTCGAGGAACGGCGCATCGACGAACTGTCCGGCGGTGAGCAGCAGCGGGTGGCCCTGGCCCGGTCCCTGGCCGTGGAGCCGCGCGTGCTCCTGCTGGACGAGCCGCTGTCCAACCTGGACGCCCGGCTGCGCGACCGCACCCGCGAGGAATTGCGGAACCTCCAGCGGGAGTTGGGCATCACCACCATCTTCGTGACCCACGACCAGAACGAGGCCCTGACCCTGTCCGACCGCATCGCCGTGTTCGACCGGGGCAGGCTGGTCCAGACCGGCACCCCGGCCGATATCTACGGCCGCCCGCGCAACGGGTTCGTGGCCGGGTTCGTGGGCGACACCAACCTCATCGAGGCGGACTGGCGCGACGGGCTGGCCGTTGTTCCGAGCGGGCGGCCTATCCGGGCCGGGAGCGCCGGGCCGGGCCGGTACGTGGCCGTCCGGCCCCAGGACGTGCGCTTGTCGTCCCCGGACGCCCCCGCGTCCCCGGATGACGACAACGTGTTCGAGGGGCGGGTCACGGACGCGCAGCTCAACGGGGTGTGGATCGACTACCGGGTCCGGGCGGGCGGCATGGACCTGCGCGCCGCGGCCCTGAACACCGTGGCCGGGGACTTTGCCCCGCGTCCGGGCGACACGGTGCGCGTGTCCTTTCCGGCCCGGGCGGTCATGGTCCTGGAGGCGTAG
- a CDS encoding periplasmic heavy metal sensor, protein MINRNITMATLAIVLLFAVSAFAQMGMGPGGGMMGPGMMGGGPGMMGGGPGYGGNYQLTPEQQKAYQEIVGKYQAQFAKLSEQMWNKHAQLNAVLAQDKVDAAQARSLAKDIGGLAAQTFETRVNMLVDMREKGFSYYGLGMMHGGMMGGPGMMGYGHGYRGGYGYGGAPQ, encoded by the coding sequence ATGATCAATCGAAACATCACTATGGCGACTCTGGCTATCGTGCTGCTCTTCGCCGTCTCCGCCTTTGCCCAGATGGGCATGGGACCCGGCGGCGGCATGATGGGTCCCGGCATGATGGGCGGCGGCCCCGGCATGATGGGCGGCGGCCCCGGCTACGGCGGCAACTACCAGCTCACGCCGGAACAGCAGAAGGCGTACCAGGAGATCGTCGGCAAGTACCAGGCGCAATTCGCCAAGTTGTCCGAGCAGATGTGGAACAAGCATGCGCAGCTGAACGCCGTCCTGGCCCAGGACAAGGTCGACGCGGCCCAGGCCAGGTCCCTGGCCAAGGACATCGGCGGCCTGGCGGCCCAGACCTTCGAGACCCGAGTGAACATGCTCGTCGACATGCGTGAAAAGGGCTTCTCCTATTACGGCCTGGGCATGATGCACGGCGGCATGATGGGCGGCCCCGGCATGATGGGATACGGGCACGGGTATCGCGGCGGCTACGGATACGGCGGCGCGCCGCAATAG
- a CDS encoding tripartite tricarboxylate transporter TctB family protein: protein MKTRQDTGSLVVSAGLALLGFLAWSYAADFSPMGAIFPKTFAIVLMVCSLGYIALCLVRGKEEAKTAGGEQRWRGLLLFAVLLLWCLLLNKLGFIISSVISYTILAALTDHDRKVTPQRLGRHAASGLVIAGLFYLGFSQGLGVPLPQGLLPF, encoded by the coding sequence ATGAAAACTAGACAAGACACGGGCAGCCTCGTCGTTTCGGCCGGGCTCGCCCTGCTCGGTTTTCTCGCCTGGTCGTACGCGGCCGACTTCTCCCCCATGGGAGCCATTTTTCCGAAGACCTTCGCCATCGTCCTCATGGTCTGTTCGCTGGGTTACATAGCCCTTTGCCTCGTCAGGGGAAAAGAGGAGGCCAAGACGGCCGGCGGGGAACAACGGTGGAGAGGGCTGCTCCTCTTTGCGGTGCTCCTCCTCTGGTGTCTGCTGCTGAACAAGCTCGGCTTCATCATATCCAGCGTGATCAGTTACACGATTCTGGCGGCACTGACGGACCACGACCGGAAGGTGACCCCGCAACGGCTGGGCCGGCACGCCGCGTCGGGCCTGGTCATCGCCGGACTGTTCTATCTTGGATTCAGCCAGGGCCTCGGCGTGCCGCTCCCGCAAGGCTTGCTGCCGTTCTGA
- a CDS encoding transporter substrate-binding domain-containing protein translates to MRSILDGVLFLLALLLGAAGAVHADGKPVVYWPYFNYPPYFIAAPGMQPQGMGIDVAREVQKELPEYRHVFILASPERIFEELRSGRERFVVCGVNKTPERGAYALYSGLPCRVTFSMMIIMRREDYLRLAPDGSASLAYLVADHTLTFGYIPGINYASFARYVDPLISNAGLRRTVTAHDVGQLLNMLAEKRIDWFVHDGLGVGYMIAEQGIEDRVAVVNAVECPPNPIFGYLACSRAGKGPGIMECVNRAMIRLAISRRLYEAFKRWIPERLDPAFEQAYTQSILPAAHLAAYGEARCLPETERR, encoded by the coding sequence ATGCGCAGTATTTTGGATGGCGTCCTTTTTCTCCTGGCCCTGCTGCTCGGCGCGGCGGGCGCGGTCCATGCCGACGGCAAGCCGGTGGTCTACTGGCCCTATTTCAATTATCCCCCGTATTTCATCGCCGCCCCCGGCATGCAGCCGCAGGGCATGGGCATCGACGTGGCCCGGGAGGTGCAGAAGGAACTGCCGGAGTACAGGCACGTCTTCATTCTGGCCAGCCCGGAACGCATCTTTGAGGAACTGCGCTCGGGGCGGGAGCGGTTTGTGGTCTGCGGGGTGAACAAGACCCCGGAGCGCGGGGCCTACGCCCTGTATTCCGGCCTGCCGTGCCGGGTGACCTTTTCCATGATGATCATCATGCGCCGCGAGGACTATCTGCGTTTGGCCCCGGACGGCTCCGCCTCACTGGCCTACCTGGTCGCGGATCATACGCTGACCTTCGGCTACATCCCCGGGATCAACTACGCATCCTTCGCCCGGTACGTGGACCCGCTGATCTCCAACGCCGGGCTGCGGCGAACGGTCACGGCGCATGATGTGGGACAGCTCCTGAACATGCTGGCCGAGAAGCGGATCGATTGGTTCGTGCACGACGGGCTGGGCGTCGGGTACATGATCGCCGAGCAGGGGATTGAGGACCGGGTCGCCGTGGTCAATGCCGTGGAATGCCCGCCGAATCCGATCTTCGGTTATCTGGCTTGCTCCCGAGCCGGAAAAGGGCCGGGGATCATGGAATGCGTCAATCGGGCCATGATCCGGCTGGCGATCTCCAGGCGTTTGTACGAGGCCTTCAAACGATGGATTCCGGAACGTCTCGACCCGGCCTTTGAGCAGGCCTATACCCAGAGTATCCTGCCCGCCGCCCATCTGGCCGCCTACGGCGAGGCCCGCTGCCTGCCGGAAACCGAGCGCCGCTAG
- a CDS encoding PQQ-dependent sugar dehydrogenase, translated as MSRHILIVPFFLLFLAAAQAGAEPYFSPERTDSVQGVRAVTLLTGLDHPWSMAWLPDGGLLITERPGRMRLFKDGKSTVVPGAPAALVYGQGGLLDIAPHPDFKKNRLVYFTLATGTESANRTALARARFDGERFHDAEVLFAASPAKSGGQHFGSRLAWLPDKTLVLSVGDGGNPPQRVDGMLARDQAQNRASHQGKLIRLKDDGAPAEPPTFADPAAAPGLYTMGHRNIQGMAFDPLRGTLWVSEHAARTGDEINRIEPGRNYGWPKASWSKEYTLPVDVADHHSLPGMVDPVVVWKWRFAPSGLMVYTGDAFPAFRGDLLAGGLRSETIRLIELDESGKVLGDKDLPMGQRVRDVRQGPDGLIYVLTDEDDGRLIRLEPR; from the coding sequence ATGTCCAGACATATCCTCATCGTCCCCTTTTTCCTGCTCTTCCTCGCGGCCGCACAGGCCGGGGCCGAGCCCTATTTCTCTCCGGAAAGGACCGACTCCGTCCAGGGCGTCCGGGCCGTCACCCTGCTCACCGGCCTCGACCATCCGTGGTCCATGGCCTGGCTGCCGGACGGCGGCCTGCTGATCACCGAGCGGCCCGGACGGATGCGCCTGTTCAAGGACGGCAAGTCGACAGTCGTGCCCGGCGCACCCGCCGCCCTGGTGTACGGCCAGGGCGGATTGCTGGACATCGCCCCGCACCCCGATTTCAAGAAGAACCGGCTGGTCTACTTCACCCTGGCCACGGGCACGGAGTCGGCCAACCGCACGGCCCTGGCCCGGGCCCGGTTCGACGGAGAACGGTTCCATGACGCCGAAGTGCTCTTCGCCGCCTCCCCGGCCAAGTCCGGGGGCCAGCATTTCGGCTCTCGCCTGGCCTGGTTGCCGGACAAGACCCTGGTCCTGTCCGTGGGCGACGGCGGCAACCCGCCCCAACGCGTGGACGGCATGCTCGCCCGGGACCAGGCCCAGAACCGGGCCTCGCACCAGGGCAAGCTCATCCGCCTCAAGGACGACGGCGCCCCGGCCGAGCCGCCGACCTTCGCCGACCCGGCCGCCGCGCCCGGCCTGTACACCATGGGCCACCGCAACATCCAGGGCATGGCCTTCGATCCCCTGCGCGGGACCCTGTGGGTCAGCGAGCACGCCGCCCGCACCGGAGACGAGATCAACCGCATCGAGCCCGGCCGCAACTACGGCTGGCCCAAGGCCTCCTGGAGCAAGGAGTACACCCTGCCCGTGGACGTGGCCGACCACCACTCCCTGCCCGGCATGGTCGATCCGGTCGTGGTCTGGAAGTGGCGGTTCGCGCCCTCGGGACTGATGGTCTACACCGGCGACGCCTTCCCGGCCTTCAGGGGCGACCTCCTGGCGGGCGGCCTGCGCAGCGAGACCATCCGGCTCATCGAGCTGGACGAAAGCGGCAAGGTCCTCGGCGACAAGGACCTGCCCATGGGCCAGCGCGTCCGCGACGTCCGGCAGGGGCCGGACGGCCTGATCTACGTACTCACCGACGAGGACGACGGCAGGCTCATCCGGCTGGAACCGCGCTGA
- a CDS encoding HD-GYP domain-containing protein, whose protein sequence is MPEIRISVDQLRPGVFIRLQQTSWFEHPFLFSNFKIKDADQIALIQSLGITHVICIPEKSDVLPAAPSRPAQGKSVAERPVPREVIDRLWEVKKERTRRLKQKKERIAQCEKRFNTCIKTFNDILKGVVAGQAEAAVAATDFVSKLTDYFLDDRESTLHLMNVVDRGESAYSHPMNVAVLSMIVGKEARLSAEEMIVLGLGALFHDIGKERLPKKLLKKRGELTRPEQELLERHPAYGAAMLADIDVFPPDAAEVVAQHHERMDGSGYPKGLDGDGIDRLARMVAIADAYDNHCNRPDPLESLTPYLALSFMFGQQKHLFDVGMLALFIRCLGVYPPGTVVELSNGEVGMVMAVNPKNQLNPSVMLYDPDVPKREALIVDLADEPDLRVEKSIRLAQLSPETLEYLSPRTRITYYVEPGS, encoded by the coding sequence ATGCCCGAAATCCGCATCTCGGTGGACCAGCTCCGACCGGGCGTATTCATCCGGCTGCAACAGACCAGCTGGTTCGAGCATCCGTTCCTGTTCAGCAATTTCAAGATCAAGGACGCGGACCAGATCGCCCTGATACAGAGCCTGGGCATCACCCACGTCATCTGCATCCCCGAAAAGTCGGACGTCCTGCCCGCCGCCCCGTCCAGGCCCGCGCAAGGGAAGTCCGTGGCCGAAAGGCCGGTCCCGCGCGAGGTCATCGACCGGCTGTGGGAGGTCAAGAAGGAGCGCACCCGGCGGCTGAAGCAGAAAAAGGAGCGCATCGCCCAGTGCGAGAAGCGCTTCAACACCTGCATCAAGACCTTCAACGACATCCTCAAGGGCGTGGTCGCCGGGCAGGCCGAAGCGGCCGTGGCCGCCACGGATTTCGTCTCGAAGTTGACCGACTATTTCCTGGACGACCGGGAGTCCACCCTGCATCTGATGAACGTGGTGGACCGGGGCGAATCGGCCTACTCGCATCCCATGAACGTGGCCGTGCTGTCCATGATCGTGGGCAAGGAGGCCCGCCTGAGCGCCGAGGAAATGATCGTGCTCGGCCTGGGCGCGCTGTTCCACGACATCGGCAAGGAGCGGCTGCCCAAGAAGCTGCTGAAAAAGCGCGGCGAGCTGACCCGCCCGGAGCAGGAGCTGCTGGAGCGGCATCCGGCTTACGGCGCGGCCATGCTGGCGGACATCGACGTCTTCCCGCCCGACGCGGCCGAGGTGGTGGCCCAGCACCACGAGCGCATGGACGGCTCGGGCTATCCCAAGGGGTTAGATGGCGACGGCATCGACCGGCTGGCGCGCATGGTGGCCATCGCCGACGCCTACGACAACCACTGCAACCGGCCCGACCCCCTGGAGTCCCTGACCCCGTACCTGGCCCTGTCCTTCATGTTCGGCCAGCAGAAGCACCTCTTCGACGTGGGGATGCTCGCCCTGTTCATCCGCTGCCTGGGCGTGTACCCGCCGGGCACCGTGGTGGAGCTGTCCAACGGCGAGGTGGGCATGGTCATGGCCGTGAACCCCAAGAACCAGCTCAACCCGAGCGTCATGCTCTACGACCCGGACGTGCCCAAGAGGGAGGCGCTCATCGTCGACCTTGCCGACGAGCCGGACCTGCGCGTGGAAAAATCCATCCGGTTGGCCCAACTCTCCCCGGAAACGCTCGAATACCTCTCCCCCCGCACCCGCATCACCTACTACGTGGAACCCGGTTCCTAG
- a CDS encoding ABC transporter permease has product MLADKRRLPLRLLTAVLIWFLGGFVLYPALSTLMVSLAPDKGTAAGAGLARYLTFFSSATDLAVLWNSVVLGLLTVLACGATGTALAFFVHYFEFPLRGLVDKILLLPVMMPGIIIVFAFVQLYGESGLVTKTVETWLGLNGAPWDFAGLPGILFVHTYTQYVYFYIAVSLAIRHIDGSVVESARGLGASRLKVFTSVILPYLTPALVTSAAVTFMTGIGSFTAPSIIGGPYKVLTTQILLAKANNYMGVAAVQVVVLTVISLIFFAVLRYYEGGRLFAAQVKGTPMRPADVRNPLARYAMRGAAWLMVAMVVLPFAAIVLLSFVDSASWMVSIYPEHFFLDNFEAVFTRARKFRPFLNSVNMSLLAALGCLAVAVPASFIIEKTRLKLRWLIEFLVILPWAMPASAIAVNLINANSTPNVFAFNAILLGSYFLLPLGYLIKSLPIVVKIVHVSFQNLSTTLFEASASLGAGRFQTLRGVALPMLSPGLLAGFLLVFIHSVGEYTVSAFLYTASNKPMSIAMVNAIFEYEIGLSMAYGTLLLVLTGALGAVIGLVRRDALSGGSGN; this is encoded by the coding sequence GTGCTCGCGGACAAGCGCCGTCTCCCGCTCCGGCTGCTCACGGCCGTCCTGATCTGGTTCCTGGGGGGCTTTGTCCTGTACCCGGCCCTGTCCACGCTGATGGTCAGCCTGGCCCCGGACAAGGGAACGGCCGCCGGGGCGGGGCTGGCGCGATACCTAACCTTCTTCTCCTCGGCCACGGACCTGGCCGTGCTGTGGAATTCCGTGGTCCTCGGGCTGCTCACCGTGCTCGCCTGCGGGGCGACCGGCACCGCGCTCGCCTTTTTCGTGCACTATTTCGAATTTCCGCTGCGCGGGCTGGTGGACAAGATCCTGCTGCTGCCGGTGATGATGCCGGGGATCATCATCGTCTTCGCCTTTGTCCAGCTCTACGGCGAGAGCGGGCTGGTGACCAAGACCGTGGAGACCTGGCTGGGGTTGAACGGTGCGCCGTGGGACTTCGCCGGGCTGCCGGGCATCCTGTTCGTGCACACCTATACCCAGTACGTCTATTTCTACATCGCGGTCTCCCTGGCCATCCGGCACATCGACGGCTCGGTGGTGGAGAGCGCGCGCGGCCTCGGCGCGTCGCGGCTCAAGGTCTTCACCTCGGTCATCCTGCCGTATCTGACCCCGGCCCTGGTCACCTCGGCGGCCGTTACCTTCATGACCGGCATCGGCTCGTTCACCGCGCCGAGCATCATCGGCGGGCCGTACAAGGTCCTGACCACCCAGATCCTCCTGGCCAAGGCCAACAACTACATGGGTGTGGCCGCCGTGCAGGTGGTCGTGCTGACCGTCATCTCGCTGATCTTCTTCGCGGTGCTCCGTTACTACGAGGGGGGACGCCTGTTCGCGGCCCAGGTCAAGGGCACGCCCATGCGCCCGGCGGACGTGCGCAATCCCCTGGCCCGGTACGCCATGCGCGGCGCGGCCTGGCTCATGGTGGCCATGGTCGTCCTGCCGTTTGCGGCCATCGTCCTGCTCTCCTTCGTGGACTCGGCCTCCTGGATGGTCAGCATCTATCCGGAACACTTCTTCCTGGACAACTTCGAGGCGGTCTTCACCCGAGCCCGGAAGTTCCGCCCGTTCCTGAACAGCGTGAACATGTCCCTGCTGGCCGCCCTGGGCTGCCTGGCGGTGGCCGTGCCCGCATCCTTCATCATCGAGAAGACCCGGCTCAAGCTGCGCTGGCTCATCGAATTCCTGGTCATCCTGCCCTGGGCCATGCCGGCCAGCGCCATCGCCGTGAACCTGATCAACGCCAACAGCACGCCCAACGTCTTCGCCTTCAACGCCATCCTGCTCGGCTCCTATTTCCTCCTGCCGCTCGGCTACCTGATCAAGTCCCTGCCCATCGTGGTCAAGATCGTGCACGTCTCCTTCCAAAATCTGAGCACGACCCTGTTCGAGGCCTCGGCCAGCCTGGGGGCGGGCCGGTTCCAAACCCTCAGGGGGGTGGCTCTGCCCATGCTCTCGCCCGGCCTGCTGGCCGGGTTCCTGCTGGTCTTCATCCACAGCGTGGGGGAATACACCGTGTCCGCCTTTCTCTACACCGCGTCCAACAAACCCATGTCCATCGCCATGGTCAACGCCATCTTCGAATACGAGATCGGGCTGTCCATGGCCTACGGCACGCTGCTGCTGGTCCTGACCGGCGCGCTCGGCGCGGTCATAGGCCTGGTGCGGCGGGACGCCTTGTCCGGGGGAAGCGGGAACTAG
- a CDS encoding DUF2721 domain-containing protein — MQMTVTTPALLFPAISLFMLAFTNRFLSLAARIRTLHDQYRLAPDQSILAQIDNLRKRVHMIRHMQGFGVMSMLACIFSMICIFQEFELAGQLLFGVSLLFLILSMFYSFLEIRISLNALDILLQDMEQR; from the coding sequence ATGCAGATGACCGTCACCACTCCGGCCCTGCTTTTTCCGGCCATCTCCCTGTTCATGCTCGCCTTCACCAACCGGTTCCTGTCCCTGGCCGCGCGCATCCGCACCCTGCACGACCAGTACCGCCTCGCCCCGGACCAATCCATCCTCGCCCAGATCGACAACCTGCGCAAAAGAGTCCACATGATCCGGCACATGCAGGGATTCGGGGTCATGTCCATGCTCGCCTGCATCTTCTCCATGATCTGCATCTTCCAGGAATTCGAACTGGCCGGACAGCTCCTGTTCGGCGTCAGCCTGCTCTTCCTCATCCTGTCCATGTTCTACTCCTTCCTCGAAATCCGCATCTCCCTCAACGCCCTCGACATCCTCCTCCAGGACATGGAGCAGCGGTAG